The Streptomyces sp. NBC_01237 genomic interval GCGAACGGACTGTCCGCGCCGAGGCTGCGGGAGCAGCTGAAGGTAGTGGCGGAACTCAACGAGCGGTGGGCGCCGTTCCGGCTGCTCACCGGCATCGAGTGCGACATCCTCCCGGACGGCTCGCTCGATCAGGAACCGGAGCTGCTGGAACAGCTCGATGTGGTCGTCGTGTCGGTGCACTCCAAGCTGCGCATGGAGGCCGGGGCGATGACGCGGCGGCTGGAAGCGGCGGTGCGCGACCCGCACGCCGATGTCCTGGGCCACTGCACGGGGCGCCTCGTCGCGGGCCGGAGCCGGCCGGAGTCGGATTTCGACGCGGACCGGGTCTTCGCCGCGTGTGCCGAGTCCGCGACGGCGGTGGAGATCAACTGCCGCCCGGAACGGCTGGATCCGCCGCGGCGGCTGCTGCGCCGGGCCGTCGAGGCGGGCGTGCTCTTCGCCATCGACACCGACGCGCACGCTCCGGGACAGCTGGACTGGCAGATCCTCGGCTGTGCGCGGGCCGAGGAGTGCGGGGTGCCCGTGGAGCGCGTCGTCACGTCATGGACGGCCGACCGGCTGCTGGAGTGGACCTCACCGGGGGCCCGGTGAGGTCCGGGCCATCGGCCGGGAGCTGCCGCGCGGGGGTCCGGGAGGAGCACGTCGCGGGGCCCGGGAGGAGCACCTACTTCTGCGGGTGGATGTCTCCGCCGGCCATGCCGCTCTGCTGTTCGCTGCGGTCACGGATCGTCCGGGCCTTCTTCTCCAGGCGCTTGCGCTCCTCCGGGTCTGTCGCGCGCTGCGCGGCCTCGGTCAGCTGCTGTGCCTTCTCGCGCATCTGCCGGGCCAGGTTCGCAGGTTCGTCGGAACCGCTCATCACCACTCCTCGGACGGTACGGGCCACCACGTCGGGGGACCAACACCCCCAGCGAACCAGTGCCGCGGCACACCCGCATCCCGGAACCGCCCGGCGGGGAGCACAGCGAGTGCGCACCCGCCCCGTGCCGCCCGCCGGAACACCGTGAGGCGCGCTGCCTACAGGACGGGACCGGGGTCGTCGTCGGGGCCGCCCGCCTCGACCCGGAGCGCGAGATCCCGCAGCACGTCGGTCGATGTCACGTCCGTCTGTCCGGAGTCGTGCACCTGCGCCAGCATCGTGAAGGCCAGGGTGAAGGCGCCCACGAGCTGCTCGACCGCGCCGCCGACCTCACGCCCGACCACGCTCACCACCTCCTCGACGGAGAAGTCCTCGGGGATCGCGATGTGGGGCATCGTCTCGTTCAGCAGGGCGGTGACAGCACCGGCACCGCTGTCCAGATCGTCCCGGTCGACGTCCGCCTCCAGCAGCCGCTGCATCTCACCCGCCTCGGTGAGAATGCCGATCACGCGCTTCACAACTTCCCTCTGCTCCATGTCGCGAGCATAGGGCGTGCAACCTTGCCGCAACGTCAGGTGCGGTTGACTCGGCCCGTCCGTGGCCGGTCGGGGAAGGGCTGATACGTGGATCACGTTCCGAACGCTCCGGTAGTGGAGTTCACCGACGCGGCGGCCGATCTGGTCAGACGGCTGCGGGCGGGCCACGGCCCGTTGATGTTCCACCAGTCGGGCGGCTGCTGCGACGGCAGCGCGCCCATGTGCTACCTGGCCGGTGAGTTCCGTACCGGGAACTCCGATGTGCTGCTCGCCGATCTCGCCGTCGAGGGCGTCGCCGAGACGGTGCCCTTCTGGATGTCGAGGAGCCAGTACGAGGTGTGGGCGCACACCCGGCTGATCGTCGATGTGGTGGAGGGTCGCGGCAGCGGGTTCTCGCTGGAGGCTCCGGAAGGGGTGAGGTTCCTCATCCGCTCACGGCTCGTCGGCACCTGAGGCGCGCCCCGGTGCACGGAGCGCCCATGCGTGGGGACGGCCGGTGCGCGGGGCCCTGTGCGGGGGCTCAGCGCGGCCGGCGCTGTTTGTGGGAGCGGTTCTCCAGCATGGCCCGGCGGATTCCCGCCGCGGTCGCCCTGGCGTGGTCCGGGGTGGCCGTGTGGTCGGCGACCGAGGTGACGAAGCGGTGCGTGGGCTGTCGGCAGCGGCCGCAGGGCGCGTCGGTGGTGATCAGATGGCCGTCCTCGCACTGCGGGTCGGCGCACTGGCCCGGCCGCAGCAGCTGCTCGGCGATGTCCTGGGCGCTCCAGCGCCGCCTGCCGTCCTCGTCCTTCTCGTTGAGGGCGTGGGCCCAGCGGAGGTTCCACCGGCGTTCGATGCGTTCGCGCAGACCGCCCGCGGTGCGCCGGCCGAGCTCCTGGTGGATCAGCTCCTGGACGGACTGCGGTACGCGACCGCCGAACGCCTGCATCAGCGGCTGCGGCAGGGCCTGCAGAACGTAGCGCGGCGGATTGCCCTTCGCGTCCTCGCGCCACCTCTGGCATTCGCAGGAGCCGTCGGGCCGCCGCGGGCTCTGGCAGCGGCCGCACAGGCCGCGGCACTCGGCGCACAGCCCGTCGTCGAGCCCGTCCACATGCGGCGCGGGAGCCCGGCCGCACTCACGGCAGCAGGAGGCGCACGGCCCGCAGAGCCGTTCGTTGCCCACCTTCGTCGACCAGGTCCGCATCTGGCACCGGCAGCAGAGTCCGTTGTTGCAGTACTCGTGGTGGGCGGCGCCCGAGTGCCGTCCGGGTGGCGGGAAAGACATGGCCCCATTGTGCGGGATCGGGCCGCACCGGCACGAACCGTCCGCGGGGACGGGGCGCCGGTCCCGGTCAGGGGTTCAGGGCGCTGACCACGTTCGCGGTGGCGACGATGCCTTCCTGGATGGTCGGCGCCATGCTCGTGCCCGCGAGGCAGAACCCGAGCAGGGCGCAGACCAGCGCATGGGAGAGCTTCAGCCCGCCGTTGCGCAGGAAGATCACTGCCAGGATCAGCATCAGCAGCACCAACGAGATCGAAATAGCCATGGCCAACCTCCACCGCCGCGCCGGAATTGCGGCATTCGGCCGCCAGTGTGGCGTAGCGGAAAGGCCGTTCGGCGCACTGGCGTGTCCGCCGAACGGGTACTTACCGGCTGTGGCGCGTCAGTCGGCCCGGACGGCGCTCCCCCGGGCGCGCAGGAAGCGTTCGAGGCCCGCCAGGTCGTCGGTGTTCAGATGGTCGGCCCCGGCCGCGAGCAGCTCGGTCCATACGGCGTCGCGCTCGGGTCCCGCGAGGTCCGGGGTGGCCCAGAAACGGACGCGCTGACCCCGCCGGTGGGCGGTCTTGACGAGACCGGCGAGCCGGTCCCGTTCGGCGGCCGGGAAGGGGCCCGCGCCCAGCCAGCCGAAGGACTGGGTCCAGTTGGCGCTGATGAGCGGGATGAAGGACGCGGTGGCCGCCGTACCGAGGTCTTCGAGGCGGCCGTCGTAGAAGGCGTACCGGGTGTGCTGCGCCTCCATGGGGGCACGGGCGGCGCGGTCGCCGGAGATGACGGGGGTGACCGCTCCGGCGCGGACCCTGCCGTGGCTGTAGCGGGTCAGCATCCGGCGGTAGCGCTGGAGCTGCCGGTCCAGTTCGAGGTAGGCGGCCACGCCGTCGGCCTTGATGTCGATCAGCAGCTGCAGCGGGGCGCGGTGTCCGGGGGGGACGCTGCCGTGGTTCGCCCCGGCCAGGGCCAGCAGCGGATCGAGGTAGAGGGAGGCGAGGGTGCGGGTGGGGTCGAGGCCGGCGGCGTCGTGGGCGACGAGCAGCTCGCCGTCGACGAGGAAGATGTCCGCCTCGACGCTGGTGAAGCCGTGCGCGAGGGCGTCGTGGAGCGGTCGCGGGTGCAGGTAGTCGTTGTGCGCGTGGGCGTGGCGCAGAGGACGCGGTCCGTGGGGGCGGCCGTGGTCGCCCGGGTTGCCGGAGGGGGCGGCGACGGCCGCCCCGGCGGGGACGACCACGCCCGCGGCCGCGGTGGCGAGCGCGGTGGTGACGACTCTGCGACGGGTCAGGTGTGCCATGGCCATGGGGTCTCCCTGAAGCGGTGGGAAGAGCAGAGCGGTGCGGACGGACGCGACCGAGTATGGGGGCGCGCACCGCCTTCACGGCAGGTACCTGCCAAGAGTTGGAGCGGTCGTCGTCCGCCCGTCGACTGCGCTGCGCCCGTTGTTCGGCCTCGGCGCCGGGCCATGGAGGGGACGGGCCGTCAGCCAGGCATCGTCCGGCGCCGGCCGGATCCGCCGCGGGCAGCGGCCGCGCGGGCCGTGCCGTCGCGGGGGATCAGCCGCGCTCCTCCGGTCCGTGCCGCGGGGCCGGTTCGTCCCAGCGGACCGTCCGGTCGCACCAGCGCTCCAGCAGCACCCGGTCGTGGCCTACCGCCAGCAGCCCCGCCCCGGACTCCTCGCGGTAGGACTCCACGACGGCCACCAGGGCGGCGGTCGTCGAGGCGTCGAGCATCGCGGTCATCTCGTCGCAGATCAGCAGTCTCGGCTCCAGGACCAACGCACGCGCGAGGCAGGCCCGTTGCAGCTGGCCGTCGCTCACCGCGTGCGGACGGCGGTCGAGCAGTTCCCCGGTCAGCCCGACGCGTCCGGCCAGCTCTCCCACCCGGTCCGCGACCTCCCCGCGCCGCCCCGTGGACCGCAGCGGCTGGGCGATGAGTTCGCGCAGGCTCAGCCGGGGGTCGGCGGAGAGCCGGGGCTGCTGGAAGACGACGCCGACCGCGGTCCGCTGCGCCTGCGGGGCCCGGTGGCGCCAGCCGCGTACCGCTTCTCCGCCGAGGGTGACGGTGCCCGCGTCGGGGCGGTGCAGCAGGGCCGCGACCCTGGCCAGGGTGGACTTGCCGCAGCCGCTCGGACCGAGCAGCCCGACCGCCTCGGCCGGGGCGACGCTCAGCGAGACGTCGCGGACGACGGGGCGCCCCGGGTCGTATCCGGCGGTGATGCCGGTGAGCTCAAGCATCGGCGGACTCCTCGCTCCGGCGGTCCTCACCGGTGGGCAGGCTGTGATGGCAGGCGACGGCCCCGTCGAACGCGGGCAGCACGGCGCACTGTTCATCGGCACGGGCGCAGCGGGCGGCGAACGCGCATCCCTCGGGCAGGGCGCCCAGCTCCGGCGGCATCCCGGGGATCGGCGTGAAGTCCCGCTCCGGCAGGGCGTCGAGCAGCCCCCTCGCGTACGGGTGCCGGGGCCCCGGGTGCCCGAAGAAGCGCTCGGCGTCGGCGAGTTCGACGATCCGTCCGGCGTACATCACGGCCACCCGGTCGGCGATCCGCTCGGCGGCCGCGAGGTCGTGGGTGATGAGCAGCAGTGCACGGCCCCCGTCGGTGTGGCGGCGCAGCTCGTCGACGGTCCGCTCCACGAGGTCCCGGTCGAGCCCGGTCGTGGGTTCGTCGGCGAGGAGCAGCGGCGCGTCGCCGATCAGGGCGAGTGCGGTGGCGGCGCGCTGGGCGAGGCCGCCGGAGAGTTCGTGCGGGTAGCGGTCGAGGTGGTCGGCGGGGAACGAGGCGCGGGCGGCGGCCGCCTCCGCCGCCGCCCGTACGGCGGGCCTGCGTACCCCCGTCAGTTCGCGGAGGGTCTCCTCCAGCTGGGCGCGGACCGTGCGCACGGGGGTGAGGTGGGCGGCGGGGCTCTGCGGTACGAGTCCGATGCGGCGGCCGCGTACCGAGCGGGCGAGGGTGCGTTCGTCCGCGGTGAGCAGGTCGGTGTCCCCGGCCAGGAGGGCGCTGCCCGTGGTCCCGGCGTTGGCGGGCAGCAGTCCGAGCAGCGCGGAGGCGAGTACGGACTTGCCGCAGCCGCTCTCGCCGACCAGCGCCAGGCACTCCCCGGCCGCGAGGTCGAAGTGGGCGTCGGTGACGGCCGCGATGTGCCGCCCGCCGCGCAGCCGGAAGCGGACGGAGAGCCCCCGCACGGACAGCACCGGAGCCCCCGGCACGGACGGCACACGGTGTCCCGGCGCGGACGTCCGGCGCGGCCGGTCTTCGCTCGGGCGGGTCACAGCATCAGCTCCGATCGGCGGCGCGGATTGATCCGCTCGCGCCAGGCACCGGCGAGGCCCGCCAGGGCGAGCGTCGGAATGATCAGGAAGAGGCCGGGGAAGAGCGTCGGCCACCAGTCACCGGCGAGCAGCGATCCGCGCGCGGACTGCACGAGGTTGCCGAGGCTCGCCTGGTGGGCGGGCAGGCCGAGGCCCAGGAAGGACAGCGCCGACTCGTGCCACATGGCGTGCGGCACCATGAGGACGGCCGCCAGACCGGCCTGCGGCAGCACCCCGGGCAGCAGGTGCCGCACGATGACCCGTCCCCGCGAGGCGCCGCCGGAGATCGCCGCGTCGATGAAGGGGCGCGAGCGCAGCGAGAGCACTTCGGAGCGGACGATGCGTGCCGTGGACAGCCAGTGCGTCAGGGCCACGGAGACGATCACCGGCCAGACGCCGGGCCGGAACATCGCGACGATGAAGATGCCGAGCAGCAGGTGCGGTACGGACGAGAAGGTGTCGACCAGCCGCATGACGACCCGGTCGGTCCAGCCGCCGAACGCCGCGGCCAGGGCACCGACGGCCGTGCCGATGACGGTTGCGGTGAGGGCGGCGACCAGTCCGACGAGCAGGGAGACGCGCAGCCCGTAGACGCAGCGCAGCAGCAGGTCCCGGCCCACGTCGTCCGTTCCGAACGGGTGCGCGAGGGAAGGCGGTCGCAGCTTGGCGGCGAGGTCGACGGCCTGCTGGTCGAGCTGGACCAGCGGCGGTACGACGAGGACGGCCAGCAGCACGGCGGCCACGATCCCCGCCGAGGCGACCACACGGATGCGGCGGCTGGTGCGGCGCGGGGACGCGAACACGGCCTCAGCCATCGAAGCCCACTCTCGGATCGGCCAGTCCGTACAGCAGATCGGACAGGAGGTTGCCCAGCAGCACCGCCACGGTGGCGAGCACCGTGAGGGAGGCGAGCAGCGCGAAGTCCACGGAGGTGGCGGCCTGCACGGTGGCGGCGGCGATGCCGGGCCAGCTGAAGACCGTCTCGACGAGGAGTGCGCCGGTGATGAGTTCGGGGACGCGGGAGCCGATCAGGGTGAGCATCGGCAGCATGCCGGAGCGCAGGGCGTGGCCGAGCAGCACGGTGCGTTCGCGCAGTCCGCGGGCGCGGGCGCCGCGTACCGGGTCCTCGTCCAGGGCGTCGGCGACTCCCTGGCGCACGTAGAGGAAGAACCACGGCAGCTGGGAGATCCCGAGGACCGCCGCGGGCAGCACCAGGTGGGAGGCGACCTGGCCGAAGGTGACCGTGTCGCTGGCGGCGTCGGTGAGTCCGCCGGCCGGCAGGACGTCCAGTTTCAGGGCGAAGAACCAGATGGCGAGCAGCCCGAGCCAGAAGGCGGGGGCGGCTTCCAGGGTGTACGCGGCCGAGCTGACGCACCGGTCGAGCGAGCCGCCGGGACGGCGGGCGGCCAGGACACCGAGGCCGGTGCCGAGCAGGATGGCGACGACGAAGGCGGTGGCGGCGAGCAGCACGGACCAGCCGACGCGTTCGCCGATGACATCGGCGACCGGCTGGCGCATCACGCTGGAGTCGCCGAAGTCGCCCTGGAGCGCGGAGGTGAGCCAGTTCCACCAGCGGGTGACCAGCGGCCGGTCGACGCCGAGGTTGGCGCGGAGCTGGTCGAGGTTCTCCTGCGAGGCGGTGAGGCCCGCGGTGCCCGCGTAGGCCTTGACGGGGTCGAAGGGGGATGCGGCGGCGACGGCGAACACGCCGAAGGTGACGACGCCGAGGACGGGCACGGCGAACAGGGCCCGCCGTCCCGCCATCCGCGCCATCGGCCCCCAGGGGAGGCGGCGTTTCACTTCTCCGCGCCCTCGGGGGTCCACTTCTCGACGTTCCACCAGGGGCCGGAGGCCAGGCCGTGGTCGTGCGGTTCGACCTGTGTGGTGAGCGGGCCGAACCGGTCGTCGACGACGTAGAGGTGGTCGATGTGGGTGAGGAAGGTGTAGCCGGGGTTCTTGACCAGTTCCCGCTGGACCGTGTCGTACGCGGCCCGGCGGGCGGCCTTGTCACCGCTCCTGCGGCCCGCTTCGAGGGCCGTGTCGACGGCCTTGTTGTCGTACCACGCCATGTTGTTGAAGCCGTCGCCCGCGAGGGAGGACTTCAGCAGGGTGTACTGGTCGAAGTCGGGGTCGGCGGGCGATCCGCCGCCGGCGAGGACGGCGTCCTGCTTCATCCGGGGCTCGATGACCTCCCAGGTCCCGGCCTCGGCGGTGATGTCGATGCCGGCCTTCTTGGCGTCGGAGGCGTAGGCGAGGGCGTGTTCCTGGCGGAGCTTGTCGCCGGTGAGGTACCAGAGCGGGAAGGCGGCGCGTACGCCGTCCTTGGCGCGGATGCCGTCCTTGCCGGGCTTCCAGCCCGCCGTGTCGAGGATCTTCTTCGCGGCGGCGAGGTCGTGGGTGCGCTCGGTGCCCTTGGTGAACCACTCGCTGTCGGTGGGGACGGGACCGTAGGCGGGCTTGCCCTCGCCGTTGAGGATGGAGTCGACCATGGCCTGCCGGTCGACGGCGACATCGAGTGCGCGCCGGACTGCGGTGTCACCGGCGACCTTGTTGTGGGTGGGCAGGGTCACGGTGCGGTAGTCGTACGTCGTGGCCGCGTAGGTCCGCTTGCCGTCGTCGCCCTTGAAGCCCTTGGCGAGGTTGGGCGGCAGGATCGCGCCGTCGAGGTCGCCGGAGCGCAGCCGGGTGGCGCGCACGTCGTCGTCCTTGATGATCGCCATGGTGAACTTCTTGATCTTCGGTGCGCCGCCCCAGTAATCGGGGTTGGCCCTGAAGCTCAGTTTCTCGCCCTTGGACCACTTGGTGAGGAGGTAGGGCCCGGTGCCGATGGGGTGGGTGGTGAAGGCGCCGGTATTGACGTCCTGCCCGCCCGCGACGTGTTCGGGGGCGATGGGCAGGACGGTGCGCTGGGCGAACGGCGCGTAGGGGTACTTGAGGGTGAAGACGACGCTGTCCTCGCCGACCGCCTCGACGGATTTCACCGCGTCCAGCTCGGTGCGGGAGGCGTTGTTCGTCTTCTCGTCCAGGACGGTGCGGTAGGTGAAGACGACGTCCTTGGCGCCGAAGGGCTTTCCGTCGCTGAACGTGACGCCCTTGCGGAGCCGGTAGGTGTAGGTGAGCCCGTCGGCGCTGACCTCGGGCAGGGCGGTGGCGAGCGCGGGCCGCAGCGTCATCCCGCCGTCGAGCGCGAGCAGCCCGTCGAAGATCTTGGAGTTGCCGTCCTTGCCGTAGCCGAGCAGCGGGCTGAGGCTGTCGGGCTCGTACGCGATACCGACGACCGCGGAGTCCGCGGAACCCGCCCCGGAGCCGGAACCCGCGTCCGGATCTCCCGGATTCGAGCAGGCCGCCGCGGATATCGACAGCACGGTCGCCAGCACGGTGGCGACCGCTCCCCGTATCGATCGGGCCGTCATACTCTGCACATCCCTATTGAAGATCGAATGTTATTGCGAAACGATCGCAATTAAACAGCACGTAAAGGGCCGCGCCCACCCCGCCCACGGTGCTCCGCCTCCGCCGGACATGGCGAAGCGGGGGTACGCGTCGCGTACCCCCGCTGAAGGATCCGGGGAAAGGGCCCTACGGCGCCGGGAGTTCGGCCAGCTCGGCGACGGCCGCGCGATGGCTTCCCGCCGTGCCGTACGCGATCGAGTCGGCCTTGGCCCGCTTCAGATAGAGATGCGCGGGGTGTTCCCAGGTCATCCCGATCCCGCCGTGCAGCTGTACGCACTCCTCGGCCGCACGGACCGCGACCTTCGAGCAGTACGCCTGGGCCACGGCGACCGCGAGCGGGACGTCGGGGCTTCCGGTGGCGAGGGCGTCGGCGGCGTTGCGGGCGGCGGCGCGGGCCGAGACGACCTCCAGCCAGAGCTGGGCCATCCGGTGCTTGAGCGACTGGAAGGAGCCCACCGGCCGGTTGAACTGGTGCCGTTCACGGGTGTACCGGACAGTCTCCGTCAGGCACCACTCGGCAAGGCCGAGCTGTTCGGAGGCGAGCAGCCCGGCACCGGCGAGCAGCCCTCGCCGTACGGCGTCGGCCGCCGCTTCCCCCGTGGCGAGCGGGGTCCCGGTGGCGCCGCTCAGGATGACGGTCGCGAGCGGACGGGTCAGGTCGAGCGGGACGAGCGGGTCCACGGTGACCGTGTCTGCGGCGGCCTCGACCGCGTACAGGCCCTGCGGGGTGGGGACCAGCAGCACGTCGGCGGTGGCGGCGTCGGCCACCGCGGTCACCGTCCCGTCGAGTACGCCGTCCGCCGCGGCCACCGTCGCGCCGGTCGCGCCGGCGGGCGGGGTGGCGAACGGCACGGCGAGGGCGGCGACCCTGCGGCCGGAGGCGAGGCCGGTGAGCAGTTCCGCGGCCGGGCCGTCCTCGGTCCCCAGCGCGAGCAGCGTCGCGGTCGCCACGACCGCGCTCGTCAGGTACGGCGTCGGCGCGACGCTGCGCCCGATCTCCTCCAGGACCACGGCGGCCTCCCGGTGCGAGGCGCCCTGTCCCCCGAGCTTCTCCGGTACGAGGAGTCCGGCGGCGCCGATGCCGGCGGCGAGCGCCTGCCACAACCGCGGGTCGTACGGCGTGTCGGACTCCGCGCGGGCGAGCACGGTCGGCGCGTCCGCCCGGTCGGCGAGCAGGGAGCGCACGGCGGACCGCAGATCCTCCTCGGTCTCCGAGTAGAGGAGGTCGGGGGTCGCGGCGGGCTGGTGGAGCGCGGTCATCGGGAGAGGTCCTTCCAGGCGACGTCCTTGTCGTTGCGCGGCTCGACGGGCAGCCCGAGGACGCGCTCGGCGACGATGTTCAGCAGTACCTCGCTCGTACCGCCCTCGATGGAGTTGCCCTTGGAGCGCAGATAGCGGTATCCGGCGTCGCGTCCGGTGAAGTCGACCAGTTCCGGGCGGCGCATGGTCCAGTCGCCGTACAGGAGGCCCCCGTCACCGAGGAGTTCGACCTCCAGGCCGCTGATCTCCTGGTTGAGGCGGGCGAAGGCGAGCTTCATGCCCGACCCCTCGGGGCCGGGGTGTCCGGCGACGAGCTGCTGCCGCAGCCTCTCGCCGGTGAGCCTGGCGACCTCGGCCTCCACCCACAGGGTCAGCAGCCGCTGGTGCAGATCGTGGGTGCGCAGCTCGGGGCGTTCGCGCCAGGTGCGCGAGACCGGGCCGATCATGCCGCCCTCGCGCGGGATACGCGCCCCGCCGATCGAGACGCGCTCGTTCATCAGGGTGGTCCGGGCGACCTTCCAGCCCTCGCCGACCGGGCCGAGCCGCCTGCTGTCCGGGATGCGCACGCCGGTGAGGAAGACCTCGTTGAACTCCGCCTCGCCGGTGATCTGGCGCAGCGGACGCACCTCGACACCGGGGTCGGTCATGTCGCAGATGAAGTAGCTGATGCCGCGGTGCTTGGGCAGGTCGGGATCGGTGCGGGCGATCAGGATCGCCCAGCGGGCCACATGGGCGCTGGAGGTCCAGACCTTCTGCCCGTCGACGACCCAGTCCTCTCCGTCGCGGACGGCCCGGGTGCCGAGGGCCGCCAGGTCGGAACCGGCGCCCGGCTCGCTGAACAGCTGGCACCACACCTCCTCGCCGACCCACAGGGGCCGCAGGAAGCGCTGCTTCTGCTCGTCGGTGCCGAAGCCGAGGACGGTGGGAGCCGCCATGCCGAGACCGATGCCGATGCGGCGCGGGTCGTTGTCCGGGGCCCCGGCCGCGGCGAGTTCGGCGTCGATGACGGGCTGAAGGGAACGCGGTGCGTCGAGCCCGCCGAGTCCGGCCGGGTAGTGGACCCAGGCGAGACCCGCGTCGAAGCGGGCCTTCAGGAAGTCGGTGCGGTCCGTGGTGGCCGGTGGGTGCGCGGCGAGCAGTTCGCCCGTGCGGCGGCGGACCTCGGCCGCGTCGATGGAGGCGGTCATCGGGCGGCTCCCGTCGGCAGGACGACGATGCGGCCGGTGCTCGTGCCGTCGGCGACACGCTGCACGGCATCCGCCGCGCCGGCCATCGCGACACGCTCGCTGATCAGCGGCTTGATGACTCCCCGGGCGGCGAGCGCGGTCAGTTCGTCGTGGCAGGCGCGGACCGCGGCGGGGTCCTTGGTGTTGTACAGACCCCAGTGGAGTCCGGCGATCGAGTAGTTCTTGACGAGGGCGTGGTTGAGCGCCGGGGCGGGGATGACGCCGCTCGCGAAGCCGACCACGACGACTCGTCCCTCGAAGGCGACGCACTTCACGGACTTGGCGTAGGCGTCGCCGCCGACCGGGTCGTAGACGACATCGGCACCGCGCCCGCCGGTCGCTTCCTTGACCTTCGCGACGATGTCCTCGCTCCGGCGGTCGATGACCAGGTCGCACCCCAGCGTCCGGGCGATCCCGGCCTTCTCGGGCCCGCCGACGACGCCGATGACGGTGGCGCCCGCCGCCTTGCCGAGCTGGACGGCGGCGCTGCCGACACCGCCCGCGGCCGCGTGCACGAGAAGGGTCTCGCCCGCCCGGAGGTGCGCCCGGCGGTGCAGCCCGAACCAGCCGGTCTGGTAGCCGATGTGCAGGGCGGCGGCTTCGGCGTCGTCCAGGGAGTCGGGGGCGGGCAGCAGGGCCGCTTCGTCGGCGACGACGTACTCGGCGAAGCCGCCGTGCGGGAGCGCGGGGGTGGCGAGCACCCTGCGCCCGTCCTCGGTCTCGCCGCAGATCTCCACGCCGGGGGTGAAGGGCAGTGGCGGACGGACCTGGT includes:
- a CDS encoding ABC transporter ATP-binding protein; the protein is MLELTGITAGYDPGRPVVRDVSLSVAPAEAVGLLGPSGCGKSTLARVAALLHRPDAGTVTLGGEAVRGWRHRAPQAQRTAVGVVFQQPRLSADPRLSLRELIAQPLRSTGRRGEVADRVGELAGRVGLTGELLDRRPHAVSDGQLQRACLARALVLEPRLLICDEMTAMLDASTTAALVAVVESYREESGAGLLAVGHDRVLLERWCDRTVRWDEPAPRHGPEERG
- a CDS encoding ABC transporter permease, which translates into the protein MARMAGRRALFAVPVLGVVTFGVFAVAAASPFDPVKAYAGTAGLTASQENLDQLRANLGVDRPLVTRWWNWLTSALQGDFGDSSVMRQPVADVIGERVGWSVLLAATAFVVAILLGTGLGVLAARRPGGSLDRCVSSAAYTLEAAPAFWLGLLAIWFFALKLDVLPAGGLTDAASDTVTFGQVASHLVLPAAVLGISQLPWFFLYVRQGVADALDEDPVRGARARGLRERTVLLGHALRSGMLPMLTLIGSRVPELITGALLVETVFSWPGIAAATVQAATSVDFALLASLTVLATVAVLLGNLLSDLLYGLADPRVGFDG
- a CDS encoding ABC transporter ATP-binding protein → MPSVPGAPVLSVRGLSVRFRLRGGRHIAAVTDAHFDLAAGECLALVGESGCGKSVLASALLGLLPANAGTTGSALLAGDTDLLTADERTLARSVRGRRIGLVPQSPAAHLTPVRTVRAQLEETLRELTGVRRPAVRAAAEAAAARASFPADHLDRYPHELSGGLAQRAATALALIGDAPLLLADEPTTGLDRDLVERTVDELRRHTDGGRALLLITHDLAAAERIADRVAVMYAGRIVELADAERFFGHPGPRHPYARGLLDALPERDFTPIPGMPPELGALPEGCAFAARCARADEQCAVLPAFDGAVACHHSLPTGEDRRSEESADA
- a CDS encoding PHP domain-containing protein, with amino-acid sequence MDPATALRRIAFLLERSQGATYRVRAFRRAAEAVEDLSGDELAERVTRGTLEKVSGIGPRTGQVIREALAGRVPEYLDRLETEATVPLAEGGEALLTRLRGDCHLHSDWSDGGSPVEEMGRTAMELGHEWAVLTDHSPRLTVANGLSAPRLREQLKVVAELNERWAPFRLLTGIECDILPDGSLDQEPELLEQLDVVVVSVHSKLRMEAGAMTRRLEAAVRDPHADVLGHCTGRLVAGRSRPESDFDADRVFAACAESATAVEINCRPERLDPPRRLLRRAVEAGVLFAIDTDAHAPGQLDWQILGCARAEECGVPVERVVTSWTADRLLEWTSPGAR
- a CDS encoding DUF6381 family protein; translated protein: MSGSDEPANLARQMREKAQQLTEAAQRATDPEERKRLEKKARTIRDRSEQQSGMAGGDIHPQK
- a CDS encoding ABC transporter permease gives rise to the protein MAEAVFASPRRTSRRIRVVASAGIVAAVLLAVLVVPPLVQLDQQAVDLAAKLRPPSLAHPFGTDDVGRDLLLRCVYGLRVSLLVGLVAALTATVIGTAVGALAAAFGGWTDRVVMRLVDTFSSVPHLLLGIFIVAMFRPGVWPVIVSVALTHWLSTARIVRSEVLSLRSRPFIDAAISGGASRGRVIVRHLLPGVLPQAGLAAVLMVPHAMWHESALSFLGLGLPAHQASLGNLVQSARGSLLAGDWWPTLFPGLFLIIPTLALAGLAGAWRERINPRRRSELML
- a CDS encoding phosphatidylinositol-specific phospholipase C/glycerophosphodiester phosphodiesterase family protein yields the protein MAHLTRRRVVTTALATAAAGVVVPAGAAVAAPSGNPGDHGRPHGPRPLRHAHAHNDYLHPRPLHDALAHGFTSVEADIFLVDGELLVAHDAAGLDPTRTLASLYLDPLLALAGANHGSVPPGHRAPLQLLIDIKADGVAAYLELDRQLQRYRRMLTRYSHGRVRAGAVTPVISGDRAARAPMEAQHTRYAFYDGRLEDLGTAATASFIPLISANWTQSFGWLGAGPFPAAERDRLAGLVKTAHRRGQRVRFWATPDLAGPERDAVWTELLAAGADHLNTDDLAGLERFLRARGSAVRAD
- a CDS encoding ABC transporter substrate-binding protein, encoding MTARSIRGAVATVLATVLSISAAACSNPGDPDAGSGSGAGSADSAVVGIAYEPDSLSPLLGYGKDGNSKIFDGLLALDGGMTLRPALATALPEVSADGLTYTYRLRKGVTFSDGKPFGAKDVVFTYRTVLDEKTNNASRTELDAVKSVEAVGEDSVVFTLKYPYAPFAQRTVLPIAPEHVAGGQDVNTGAFTTHPIGTGPYLLTKWSKGEKLSFRANPDYWGGAPKIKKFTMAIIKDDDVRATRLRSGDLDGAILPPNLAKGFKGDDGKRTYAATTYDYRTVTLPTHNKVAGDTAVRRALDVAVDRQAMVDSILNGEGKPAYGPVPTDSEWFTKGTERTHDLAAAKKILDTAGWKPGKDGIRAKDGVRAAFPLWYLTGDKLRQEHALAYASDAKKAGIDITAEAGTWEVIEPRMKQDAVLAGGGSPADPDFDQYTLLKSSLAGDGFNNMAWYDNKAVDTALEAGRRSGDKAARRAAYDTVQRELVKNPGYTFLTHIDHLYVVDDRFGPLTTQVEPHDHGLASGPWWNVEKWTPEGAEK
- a CDS encoding DUF779 domain-containing protein, with the translated sequence MEFTDAAADLVRRLRAGHGPLMFHQSGGCCDGSAPMCYLAGEFRTGNSDVLLADLAVEGVAETVPFWMSRSQYEVWAHTRLIVDVVEGRGSGFSLEAPEGVRFLIRSRLVGT